One window of the Cryptomeria japonica chromosome 7, Sugi_1.0, whole genome shotgun sequence genome contains the following:
- the LOC131033384 gene encoding uncharacterized protein LOC131033384 isoform X3, translating into MLKVDKPEVDYYSLSRKELQNLCKKHGIPANKTNSFMADALTSILKVDKTNEFGSATTTTLPEDVGNKSVSSILKILNYTEDFTASKFPCESTFFSLEIQSQRKEPIEEDAIPSTVDTYIEEFTGENPKTETAAIDNINATKTSEAENVLLYIASLGTDDWKELYHQGNQQIAPGPDTPIALHEDALEELCQQAKFVTKTAYSIDEPASPHAYVEAVSAMTPIKDGCQDVEMLDQELHCYCSESPKNKPDNEHNFHLAEDYQNSDKKVESVSQMNCLHDSHEQVHKKSLLLDLQAEESRRISRLDDYKKIPFGKCLRGMNNLARAATLRADILAKRRGLPVVGNSSAYSQSTSTFHNLPYQSQNVQENKSISSILKIHNNREDFSASKFPYGSTFFSLEIQSQRKEPIEEDAIPSTVDTYTKEFTGENPKTDTAAIENNNKAKTFEAENVLLHIASLSTDARKELYHHANQQTEPGRDTRIALYEDVLGELCQQAKFVTRKGDGYSLCFTSSSSLCKDVNDRLDNDTKIYSHGEETTINVQRVDHWGQEELCQQAKFVTRIGDEYSLGTTSISSLCKDVNDRLDHDNGIYANDERTTVDMQRLDHLGQEKHCQQSKVVTRNADEESLHCTSSLSPCSVVNVGDTHKDKFSPGHEERSIHVEGVDLLSQEKEIDMRDQEENDIDPALLLYCERLKNHHDNDKNSQRHIDTDDRKDLFAMEMVIDDEIVKHDQPCNQPSFCRGNDEEIDIDDRKDLFGKEMAVDDETVKHDQPCNQPPSCRGNDEVKKSMVKIQTNQVSNKSSSFQLFVRHVNGVKQFVDLENSSSSEWMKPNKCELSELKSASCKTISKVDVTAESRKIMSDKITDFQLQSSDFERFSDQNPTTCSSKFLGSQNFGSMLPITKKLNVCRELRRTSSLLIPPHGANRGLYPLMTRKSSRLSYTFTSPKNTINEFC; encoded by the exons ATGTTGAAGGTTGATAAGCCCGAGGTTGATTATTACAGCCTTTCCCGGAAAGAGCTTCAAAATCTGTGTAAGAAACATGGAATACCTGCAAATAAAACAAATTCCTTTATGGCAGATGCTCTTACTTCGATCTTGAAG GTTGATAAAACAAATGAGTTTGGCTCAGCAACGACTACAACCTTACCTGAGGATGTAGGGAACAAATCTGTTTCCTCTATATTAAAAATACTCAATTATACGGAAGATTTCACTGCATCAAAATTTCCTTGTGAAAGTACATTTTTCTCTTTGGAAATTCAATCTCAAAGAAAAGAACCGATTGAGGAAGATGCTATCCCTTCAACAGTGGATACCTATATTGAAGAGTTCACTGGAGAAAATCCAAAGACAGAAACTGCAGCAATTGATAACATTAATGCAACTAAGACATCTGAAGCAGAAAACGTTCTATTGTATATTGCATCATTGGGTACtgatgattggaaagaactttaccATCAGGGTAATCAGCAAATTGCACCTGGTCCAGACACTCCTATAGCCCTTCATGAGGATGCGTTG GAGGAGCTTTGCCAACAGGCTAAATTTGTTACAAAAACTGCCTATTCTATAGATGAACCTGCCAGTCCACATGCTTATGTTGAAGCAGTATCTGCAATGACTCCTATCAAAGATGGATGTCAAGATGTTGAAATGTTGGATCAAGAGTTGCACTGTTATTGTAGCGAAAGCCCCAAAAACAAACCAGACAATGAACACAATTTTCATCTTGCAGAG GACTATCAGAATAGTGACAAGAAAGTTGAGAG TGTGTCACAGATGAATTGTCTCCATGATTCTCATGAGCAAGTGCACAAGAAAAGCCTGTTGCTAGATTTACAAGCTGAAGAGAGTAGAAGAATTTCAAGGTTGGATGACTATAAGAAGATTCCATTTGGTAAATGTTTACGAGGCATGAACAATTTAGCAAGAGCTGCTACCTTACGAGCAGACATCCTAGCCAAAAGAAGGGGATTACCTGTTGTGGGAAATAGTTCTGCTTATTCACAATCTACTTCTACATTTCATAATCTTCCTTACCAGAGCCAAAATGTACAAGAGAACAAATCCATTTCTTCTATATTAAAAATACACAATAATAGGGAAGATTTCAGTGCATCAAAATTTCCTTATGGAAGTACATTTTTCTCTTTGGAAATTCAATCTCAAAGAAAAGAACCGATTGAGGAAGATGCTATCCCTTCAACAGTGGATACCTATACCAAAGAGTTCACTGGAGAAAATCCAAAGACAGACACTGCAGCAATTGAGAACAATAATAAAGCTAAGACCTTTGAAGCAGAAAACGTTCTATTGCATATTGCATCATTGAGTACAGATGCTCGGAAAGAGCTTTACCATCATGCTAATCAGCAAACTGAACCTGGTCGAGACACTCGTATAGCCCTTTATGAGGATGTGTTG GGGGAGCTTTGCCAACAGGCTAAATTTGTTACTAGAAAGGGTGATGGATATTCACTGTGTTTCACATCCAGTTCCTCTCTTTGTAAAGATGTGAATGATAGGCTGGATAATGATACCAAAATATATAGTCATGGCGAGGAAACAACAATTAATGTGCAAAGAGTAGATCATTGGGGTCAG GAAGAGCTTTGTCAACAGGCTAAATTTGTTACTAGAATTGGTGATGAATATTCACTGGGTACCACATCCATTTCCTCTCTTTGTAAAGATGTGAATGATAGGCTGGACCATGATAATGGAATATACGCTAATGATGAGCGGACAACAGTTGATATGCAAAGATTGGATCATTTGGGTCAG GAAAAACATTGTCAACAGAGTAAAGTTGTTACCAGAAATGCTGATGAGGAATCCTTACATTGCACATCCAGCCTTTCTCCTTGTTCTGTAGTGAATGTGGGTGACACCCACAAAGACAAGTTTTCTCCTGGTCACGAGGAGAGGTCAATTCATGTTGAAGGAGTAGACCTTTTGTCTCAG GAGAAAGAGATAGACATGAGAGATCAGGAAGAAAATGATATCGATCCAGCACTATTATTATATTGTGAAAGGCTGAAAAATCACCATGATAATGATAAGAATAGCCAGAGGCACATTGACACTGATGACAGAAAAGATTTGTTTGCAATGGAAATGGTTATAGATGATGAAATAGTGAAACATGATCAACCATGCAACCAACCATCATTTTGTAGAGGAAATGACGAGGAAATTGACATTGATGACAGAAAGGATTTGTTTGGAAAGGAAATGGCTGTAGATGATGAAACAGTGAAACATGATCAACCATGCAACCAACCACCATCTTGTAGAGGAAATGATGAAGTTAAGAAAAGTATGGTCAAGATTCAGACAAATCAAGTTTCTAACAAGTCTTCTTCATTTCAGCTTTTTGTCCGCCACGTTAATGGGGTTAAGCAATTTGTTGACCTTGAAAATTCTAGTTCATCAGAATGGATGAAACCCAATAAATGTGAGCTTTCTGAGTTAAAATCAGCAAGCTGTAAAACCATCAGCAAAGTTGATGTGACAGCAGAAAGCAGGAAAATTATGTCAGATAAGATCACTGATTTTCAGCTACAGAGTTCAGATTTTGAGAGGTTTTCAGATCAAAATCCAACTACATGCTCTTCAAAATTCCTTGGAAGCCAGAATTTTGGTTCCATGTTGCCCATTACTAAGAAATTAAATGTCTGTAGGGAGCTGAGACGCACCTCTTCATTACTTATACCTCCACATGGTGCAAATAGAGGCTTATATCCTTTAATGACTAGGAAATCAAGCAGGCTCTCATATACTTTCACGTCTCCAAAGAATACAATAAATGAATTTTGCTGA
- the LOC131033384 gene encoding uncharacterized protein LOC131033384 isoform X4, translated as MADALTSILKVDKTNEFGSATTTTLPEDVGNKSVSSILKILNYTEDFTASKFPCESTFFSLEIQSQRKEPIEEDAIPSTVDTYIEEFTGENPKTETAAIDNINATKTSEAENVLLYIASLGTDDWKELYHQGNQQIAPGPDTPIALHEDALEELCQQAKFVTKTAYSIDEPASPHAYVEAVSAMTPIKDGCQDVEMLDQELHCYCSESPKNKPDNEHNFHLAEDYQNSDKKVESVSQMNCLHDSHEQVHKKSLLLDLQAEESRRISRLDDYKKIPFGKCLRGMNNLARAATLRADILAKRRGLPVVGNSSAYSQSTSTFHNLPYQSQNVQENKSISSILKIHNNREDFSASKFPYGSTFFSLEIQSQRKEPIEEDAIPSTVDTYTKEFTGENPKTDTAAIENNNKAKTFEAENVLLHIASLSTDARKELYHHANQQTEPGRDTRIALYEDVLGELCQQAKFVTRKGDGYSLCFTSSSSLCKDVNDRLDNDTKIYSHGEETTINVQRVDHWGQEELCQQAKFVTRIGDEYSLGTTSISSLCKDVNDRLDHDNGIYANDERTTVDMQRLDHLGQEKHCQQSKVVTRNADEESLHCTSSLSPCSVVNVGDTHKDKFSPGHEERSIHVEGVDLLSQEKEIDMRDQEENDIDPALLLYCERLKNHHDNDKNSQRHIDTDDRKDLFAMEMVIDDEIVKHDQPCNQPSFCRGNDEEIDIDDRKDLFGKEMAVDDETVKHDQPCNQPPSCRGNDEVKKSMVKIQTNQVSNKSSSFQLFVRHVNGVKQFVDLENSSSSEWMKPNKCELSELKSASCKTISKVDVTAESRKIMSDKITDFQLQSSDFERFSDQNPTTCSSKFLGSQNFGSMLPITKKLNVCRELRRTSSLLIPPHGANRGLYPLMTRKSSRLSYTFTSPKNTINEFC; from the exons ATGGCAGATGCTCTTACTTCGATCTTGAAG GTTGATAAAACAAATGAGTTTGGCTCAGCAACGACTACAACCTTACCTGAGGATGTAGGGAACAAATCTGTTTCCTCTATATTAAAAATACTCAATTATACGGAAGATTTCACTGCATCAAAATTTCCTTGTGAAAGTACATTTTTCTCTTTGGAAATTCAATCTCAAAGAAAAGAACCGATTGAGGAAGATGCTATCCCTTCAACAGTGGATACCTATATTGAAGAGTTCACTGGAGAAAATCCAAAGACAGAAACTGCAGCAATTGATAACATTAATGCAACTAAGACATCTGAAGCAGAAAACGTTCTATTGTATATTGCATCATTGGGTACtgatgattggaaagaactttaccATCAGGGTAATCAGCAAATTGCACCTGGTCCAGACACTCCTATAGCCCTTCATGAGGATGCGTTG GAGGAGCTTTGCCAACAGGCTAAATTTGTTACAAAAACTGCCTATTCTATAGATGAACCTGCCAGTCCACATGCTTATGTTGAAGCAGTATCTGCAATGACTCCTATCAAAGATGGATGTCAAGATGTTGAAATGTTGGATCAAGAGTTGCACTGTTATTGTAGCGAAAGCCCCAAAAACAAACCAGACAATGAACACAATTTTCATCTTGCAGAG GACTATCAGAATAGTGACAAGAAAGTTGAGAG TGTGTCACAGATGAATTGTCTCCATGATTCTCATGAGCAAGTGCACAAGAAAAGCCTGTTGCTAGATTTACAAGCTGAAGAGAGTAGAAGAATTTCAAGGTTGGATGACTATAAGAAGATTCCATTTGGTAAATGTTTACGAGGCATGAACAATTTAGCAAGAGCTGCTACCTTACGAGCAGACATCCTAGCCAAAAGAAGGGGATTACCTGTTGTGGGAAATAGTTCTGCTTATTCACAATCTACTTCTACATTTCATAATCTTCCTTACCAGAGCCAAAATGTACAAGAGAACAAATCCATTTCTTCTATATTAAAAATACACAATAATAGGGAAGATTTCAGTGCATCAAAATTTCCTTATGGAAGTACATTTTTCTCTTTGGAAATTCAATCTCAAAGAAAAGAACCGATTGAGGAAGATGCTATCCCTTCAACAGTGGATACCTATACCAAAGAGTTCACTGGAGAAAATCCAAAGACAGACACTGCAGCAATTGAGAACAATAATAAAGCTAAGACCTTTGAAGCAGAAAACGTTCTATTGCATATTGCATCATTGAGTACAGATGCTCGGAAAGAGCTTTACCATCATGCTAATCAGCAAACTGAACCTGGTCGAGACACTCGTATAGCCCTTTATGAGGATGTGTTG GGGGAGCTTTGCCAACAGGCTAAATTTGTTACTAGAAAGGGTGATGGATATTCACTGTGTTTCACATCCAGTTCCTCTCTTTGTAAAGATGTGAATGATAGGCTGGATAATGATACCAAAATATATAGTCATGGCGAGGAAACAACAATTAATGTGCAAAGAGTAGATCATTGGGGTCAG GAAGAGCTTTGTCAACAGGCTAAATTTGTTACTAGAATTGGTGATGAATATTCACTGGGTACCACATCCATTTCCTCTCTTTGTAAAGATGTGAATGATAGGCTGGACCATGATAATGGAATATACGCTAATGATGAGCGGACAACAGTTGATATGCAAAGATTGGATCATTTGGGTCAG GAAAAACATTGTCAACAGAGTAAAGTTGTTACCAGAAATGCTGATGAGGAATCCTTACATTGCACATCCAGCCTTTCTCCTTGTTCTGTAGTGAATGTGGGTGACACCCACAAAGACAAGTTTTCTCCTGGTCACGAGGAGAGGTCAATTCATGTTGAAGGAGTAGACCTTTTGTCTCAG GAGAAAGAGATAGACATGAGAGATCAGGAAGAAAATGATATCGATCCAGCACTATTATTATATTGTGAAAGGCTGAAAAATCACCATGATAATGATAAGAATAGCCAGAGGCACATTGACACTGATGACAGAAAAGATTTGTTTGCAATGGAAATGGTTATAGATGATGAAATAGTGAAACATGATCAACCATGCAACCAACCATCATTTTGTAGAGGAAATGACGAGGAAATTGACATTGATGACAGAAAGGATTTGTTTGGAAAGGAAATGGCTGTAGATGATGAAACAGTGAAACATGATCAACCATGCAACCAACCACCATCTTGTAGAGGAAATGATGAAGTTAAGAAAAGTATGGTCAAGATTCAGACAAATCAAGTTTCTAACAAGTCTTCTTCATTTCAGCTTTTTGTCCGCCACGTTAATGGGGTTAAGCAATTTGTTGACCTTGAAAATTCTAGTTCATCAGAATGGATGAAACCCAATAAATGTGAGCTTTCTGAGTTAAAATCAGCAAGCTGTAAAACCATCAGCAAAGTTGATGTGACAGCAGAAAGCAGGAAAATTATGTCAGATAAGATCACTGATTTTCAGCTACAGAGTTCAGATTTTGAGAGGTTTTCAGATCAAAATCCAACTACATGCTCTTCAAAATTCCTTGGAAGCCAGAATTTTGGTTCCATGTTGCCCATTACTAAGAAATTAAATGTCTGTAGGGAGCTGAGACGCACCTCTTCATTACTTATACCTCCACATGGTGCAAATAGAGGCTTATATCCTTTAATGACTAGGAAATCAAGCAGGCTCTCATATACTTTCACGTCTCCAAAGAATACAATAAATGAATTTTGCTGA